In the genome of Chryseobacterium arthrosphaerae, one region contains:
- a CDS encoding MarR family winged helix-turn-helix transcriptional regulator, producing the protein MKKNIHEQFREASRQYSDASIFMHEAIARKAGLSSADHKYLGLILPYDTITAGEISKLTGLTTGAVTGLIDRLEKKELVKRQFTKEDRRKVLIIPHVENSMKLLGPVFETLQQKTMQLVSTFSEDEIKTIERYFKGATAIMQETANDLNKT; encoded by the coding sequence ATGAAAAAAAATATTCATGAACAATTCAGGGAAGCCAGCAGACAATATTCAGATGCTTCTATTTTCATGCATGAAGCTATTGCGAGAAAAGCGGGATTATCCAGCGCTGATCATAAGTATCTGGGTCTGATCTTGCCATATGATACCATAACAGCCGGTGAAATTTCAAAACTGACAGGGCTTACTACCGGAGCGGTCACGGGATTAATCGACCGCCTGGAAAAAAAAGAGCTTGTTAAAAGGCAATTCACAAAAGAAGACCGGAGAAAGGTGCTCATCATTCCCCATGTTGAAAACAGTATGAAATTGCTGGGGCCTGTTTTTGAAACACTACAGCAGAAAACCATGCAGCTGGTCTCAACTTTTTCTGAAGATGAAATAAAAACCATCGAACGCTATTTCAAAGGAGCTACAGCAATCATGCAGGAAACCGCCAATGACTTAAACAAAACATAA
- a CDS encoding tetratricopeptide repeat protein, translated as MIINSKPDRIKNYKTYLEILAKAIISSIFMGLLLLMISCSKSSGEKERDHFDTTLLKRNSELQLSGEYEALIRFNIEYLKKAAKMNYPAGKGLCYLNIADVNVSAGNYEKALFFFNKAEKDLENSGNMYHKALFYNDYGLYYSHLELYDKAIAYDNKAFYYLKQAKNSALKTKLQSRLYINRGIYYAKKGWPGTSLKCFLKGNALENSAYSNCMVAQYYLYTRQPDSAGVYVSRADQKMLSQKTSDVESLWVYFTMGYYYNEVNNNSKAEEALKKALEINIKTRRTYSTHINGVYKALAELYRKKNDGGKAYHYLKLYMEEEGRINAARMASMNKATEIFISEVKKESDWHKNELPLFIALSITVLTVSGVYVRKVVNDMKQKKRKLKIETDELKNHVHTKQLEEVIGLAKKNDSAFLLKFRELYPDFISTLLKINPDLENSELAFCAMLKLRFSSKEIADYTFVQHKSVQQKKYRIRKRLSISGETDIYEFFDNITG; from the coding sequence ATGATAATCAATTCAAAACCTGACCGTATTAAAAATTATAAAACATATCTGGAGATCTTGGCTAAAGCCATCATCAGCTCAATTTTTATGGGGCTACTGCTGCTTATGATATCGTGCAGCAAAAGTTCCGGAGAAAAGGAGAGAGACCATTTCGATACTACACTGCTCAAACGGAATTCAGAACTTCAGCTTTCCGGTGAATACGAAGCCCTTATCAGGTTTAATATAGAATATCTGAAGAAAGCTGCAAAGATGAACTATCCCGCAGGGAAAGGACTTTGCTATCTCAATATTGCAGATGTCAATGTTTCTGCCGGAAATTATGAAAAAGCCCTGTTCTTTTTCAACAAGGCGGAAAAAGATCTGGAAAACTCCGGGAATATGTATCATAAGGCACTGTTCTATAACGACTATGGTTTGTATTATTCTCATCTTGAATTGTATGATAAGGCAATAGCATATGACAATAAAGCATTTTATTATTTGAAGCAGGCGAAAAATTCTGCGCTGAAAACAAAGCTGCAGTCAAGGCTGTATATCAACCGGGGGATTTATTATGCTAAAAAAGGATGGCCGGGAACCTCCCTGAAATGTTTCCTTAAAGGTAATGCACTGGAAAATTCAGCGTACAGCAACTGTATGGTTGCCCAATATTATCTGTATACCCGCCAGCCGGATTCTGCAGGAGTATATGTATCAAGGGCAGATCAGAAAATGCTCAGCCAGAAAACAAGTGATGTAGAATCCCTCTGGGTATATTTTACGATGGGGTATTATTACAATGAGGTCAATAATAACAGCAAAGCTGAAGAAGCCCTGAAAAAGGCACTTGAGATCAATATAAAAACAAGACGTACCTATTCTACCCATATCAACGGGGTGTATAAAGCTTTGGCAGAACTGTACAGGAAAAAGAATGACGGGGGCAAAGCCTACCACTATCTAAAACTGTATATGGAAGAAGAAGGAAGGATCAATGCTGCCCGTATGGCTTCAATGAATAAGGCTACGGAAATTTTTATCTCTGAAGTGAAAAAAGAATCCGACTGGCATAAAAATGAGCTGCCTTTGTTTATCGCTCTGTCTATTACCGTACTCACAGTCTCAGGAGTATATGTCAGAAAGGTAGTCAATGACATGAAGCAGAAAAAAAGAAAGCTGAAGATAGAAACGGATGAACTCAAAAATCATGTGCATACCAAACAGCTTGAAGAAGTGATTGGACTGGCTAAAAAAAATGATTCGGCTTTTTTATTGAAATTCAGAGAGTTATATCCGGATTTTATCAGTACACTTTTAAAAATAAATCCTGATCTTGAAAATTCGGAACTGGCTTTCTGTGCCATGCTGAAACTGCGCTTTTCATCTAAAGAAATTGCAGATTATACTTTCGTACAACATAAATCTGTTCAGCAAAAAAAATACAGGATCAGAAAAAGGCTCAGTATCTCCGGTGAAACAGATATCTACGAATTCTTCGACAATATAACAGGATGA
- a CDS encoding tetratricopeptide repeat protein, which produces MIRIFLLVLLIVLVSCHSHSQKEREKNFDIPLMTKNERLRLSGEYDSLVSLNKQYYKKAEQEGYEDGKALCYINLAQINISLENYQKSKILFDNAGKILKDSESNIHKAIFYNNYGRLNNELGRRDKALEYNNTALSCIQKVTGSQLKNTVLYNVYIRQGEYYVQKEQYKKALEYFNKARKFDDTGIADCAISDYVYMHKNKDSAYKYITRAYNQMSLKKREDAITLNIHTIMGEYYLTYGQPENAEKEFLRALEIDKKTRRIFSQYTKYIYNDLRTLYDRMGNKEKAYFYLNAYTEAKSRTNTALLATINQDMQSFITLTEENTEKHKNNLQWVILFSIAGLSLLGIYAWRVISLLRKRKKDLKLEAEQLKTRMNDNKQDEIIELGRSNDPDFLNRFKEVYPGFIDKLLTINSGLENSELVFCAMLKLHFTSKEIANYTLVQHRTVQQKKYRIRKKLNIPGEIDTYDFFDALG; this is translated from the coding sequence ATGATACGTATTTTTCTTTTGGTTTTACTTATTGTCTTAGTTTCATGCCATTCTCATTCTCAGAAAGAACGTGAAAAAAACTTTGATATTCCATTGATGACGAAAAATGAAAGACTTCGGCTTTCAGGGGAATATGATTCACTGGTCAGTCTTAATAAACAATATTATAAAAAAGCAGAGCAGGAAGGATATGAGGACGGTAAAGCATTATGCTATATAAATCTGGCACAGATTAATATCTCCCTGGAAAATTATCAGAAATCAAAAATACTGTTTGATAATGCAGGAAAAATATTAAAAGACTCGGAAAGTAATATTCATAAAGCTATATTTTATAATAATTATGGCCGGCTTAATAATGAGCTGGGAAGAAGGGACAAAGCTCTTGAATATAATAATACAGCACTGAGCTGTATTCAAAAGGTCACAGGTTCCCAACTGAAAAATACGGTTCTTTATAATGTCTATATCAGACAGGGCGAATATTATGTGCAGAAAGAACAATATAAAAAAGCTTTAGAATACTTTAATAAAGCAAGAAAATTTGATGATACCGGTATTGCTGATTGTGCCATAAGTGATTATGTATACATGCACAAGAATAAAGATTCTGCCTATAAGTATATTACCAGGGCCTATAACCAAATGAGTTTAAAAAAACGGGAAGATGCCATTACTCTCAATATACACACCATTATGGGGGAATATTACCTTACCTACGGACAGCCTGAAAACGCCGAAAAAGAATTTTTACGGGCTCTGGAGATTGATAAAAAAACCCGCCGTATCTTTTCTCAGTATACCAAATATATCTATAACGATCTCAGGACCCTGTATGACAGGATGGGGAATAAGGAGAAAGCCTATTTTTATCTCAATGCCTATACAGAAGCTAAAAGCAGGACCAATACCGCTTTACTGGCAACAATTAATCAGGATATGCAATCCTTTATTACCCTTACTGAAGAAAATACGGAAAAGCATAAAAACAATTTACAGTGGGTGATTCTCTTCTCAATAGCGGGTCTTTCATTACTAGGAATATATGCCTGGAGGGTAATAAGTCTGCTCAGAAAAAGAAAAAAGGATCTTAAACTCGAAGCAGAGCAGTTGAAAACCAGGATGAATGATAATAAACAGGACGAAATCATAGAGCTGGGACGAAGCAATGATCCTGACTTTCTGAACCGTTTTAAAGAAGTCTATCCCGGCTTCATAGACAAGCTCCTTACCATCAATTCAGGTCTGGAAAACTCAGAACTTGTTTTTTGTGCCATGTTGAAACTTCATTTTACCTCCAAGGAGATTGCAAACTATACTTTGGTACAGCACAGAACCGTTCAGCAAAAAAAATACAGGATCAGGAAAAAACTGAATATTCCCGGAGAAATTGATACCTATGATTTTTTTGATGCTTTAGGATAA
- a CDS encoding FAD-dependent oxidoreductase, with product MLINNKSIAIIGGGPAGLTLARLLQLKNANVKVYERDINQYARVQGSPLDMHEDSGLAAIRKAGLLEEFKNTFRPGADKTLIVNEQAEILFSDHQMKPDEDFGAEHFRPEIDRAPLRKMLLNSLKPETVVWDSHFTAMEPHHEGWLLHFKNGTSEYADLVIASDGANSKIRHYLNDNQPVYSGIIMLEGNVSKEKAPHINALINGGKIMAFGNTKNILMGQKGNGDLGFYASFKADENWVSESGLDFSDPLQVLNWFKETYPEWSEVWYELFENAMSPFVPRPIYYMPLDQTWEARPNLTMIGDAAHVMPPFAGEGANMAMLDALELSECLTDNRYNTLQDAIFDYENNMRKRAAAATKDSLENGERMHSENALTTMLEFFNGHLES from the coding sequence ATGCTGATAAACAATAAATCAATCGCCATTATTGGCGGTGGTCCTGCCGGGCTTACCCTGGCCAGACTTTTACAGTTGAAAAATGCCAATGTAAAAGTCTATGAAAGAGATATCAATCAATATGCCCGTGTACAGGGCTCTCCTCTCGATATGCATGAAGATTCCGGGCTGGCGGCCATCCGTAAGGCCGGACTTCTGGAAGAGTTTAAAAACACCTTCCGGCCGGGAGCTGATAAAACCCTGATCGTCAATGAACAAGCTGAAATCCTGTTCAGCGATCATCAAATGAAACCTGATGAAGATTTTGGTGCGGAACACTTCCGGCCTGAAATAGACCGGGCGCCTCTAAGAAAGATGCTGCTGAATTCGCTGAAACCCGAAACCGTGGTCTGGGACAGTCATTTCACCGCTATGGAACCTCACCATGAAGGCTGGCTGCTTCATTTTAAAAACGGAACCTCAGAGTATGCGGACCTCGTTATTGCTTCTGATGGTGCCAATTCCAAAATACGCCATTATCTTAATGATAATCAACCTGTTTACTCAGGAATCATCATGCTTGAAGGAAATGTTTCAAAAGAAAAAGCACCCCATATTAACGCCCTGATCAATGGTGGTAAAATCATGGCTTTCGGGAACACAAAAAATATATTGATGGGCCAAAAAGGCAATGGTGACCTGGGCTTCTATGCCAGCTTTAAAGCGGATGAAAACTGGGTTTCTGAAAGCGGGCTGGACTTTTCTGATCCTTTACAGGTCCTGAATTGGTTTAAAGAAACGTATCCGGAATGGAGCGAAGTATGGTACGAATTGTTTGAAAATGCCATGTCTCCTTTCGTTCCAAGACCCATCTATTATATGCCATTGGATCAGACCTGGGAAGCCAGACCCAACCTGACGATGATAGGTGATGCTGCACACGTAATGCCGCCATTTGCCGGTGAAGGTGCTAATATGGCCATGCTTGATGCTCTGGAATTGAGTGAATGTTTAACAGACAACCGCTACAATACTTTACAGGACGCTATTTTCGATTATGAGAACAATATGCGCAAACGGGCAGCAGCAGCCACAAAAGATTCTCTTGAAAATGGGGAAAGAATGCATTCTGAAAATGCTCTGACGACAATGCTGGAATTCTTCAACGGTCATTTGGAGTCATAA
- a CDS encoding helix-turn-helix domain-containing protein encodes MDNGFHFHFIEPERSISDFVENLGTFSNQSQEAKEVVIIPDGRIDLFFIQSSAQPFQVALIGLETYPDQRLILPFTKAFVVSFKPLAVEYILKTSIADILNTARNLPDDFWDFKADDLQNFELCCTKAVQKIKELIPQKRDERKHKLFELIYASKGEMSVHELSEKTGWSSRQINRYFTKQLGLSLKAYSTVLRFRASLEHIAHGKLFPELNYTDQNHFIKEVKKFSGVAPRELSKNKNDRFILLSVLKGK; translated from the coding sequence ATGGATAACGGTTTTCATTTCCACTTCATTGAGCCTGAACGGAGTATTTCGGATTTTGTAGAAAATCTGGGAACATTCTCTAATCAGTCGCAGGAAGCGAAAGAAGTGGTTATCATTCCGGATGGGAGAATTGATTTGTTTTTTATCCAGTCTTCCGCCCAGCCCTTTCAGGTAGCCCTTATAGGTCTTGAAACCTACCCGGATCAAAGGCTGATCCTTCCGTTTACCAAGGCTTTTGTAGTGAGTTTCAAGCCTCTTGCTGTTGAATATATTTTAAAAACTTCCATTGCCGATATATTAAATACAGCCAGGAATCTTCCGGATGATTTCTGGGATTTTAAGGCGGACGATCTTCAAAATTTTGAACTCTGTTGTACAAAAGCGGTACAAAAGATCAAAGAACTGATTCCTCAGAAAAGGGATGAAAGAAAACACAAACTTTTTGAACTTATCTACGCTTCAAAAGGTGAAATGAGTGTGCATGAACTTTCTGAAAAAACAGGATGGAGCAGCAGACAGATCAATCGTTATTTCACAAAACAGCTGGGGCTTTCATTAAAAGCCTACTCTACAGTTTTACGTTTCAGGGCCTCTTTGGAACATATTGCTCACGGTAAATTGTTTCCTGAACTTAATTATACGGATCAAAACCATTTCATCAAAGAAGTGAAAAAATTTTCAGGGGTTGCGCCCCGGGAATTATCAAAAAATAAAAACGACCGATTTATACTATTATCAGTACTGAAGGGAAAGTAA
- a CDS encoding Crp/Fnr family transcriptional regulator, with the protein MDKSSINNYFHSLFSIKDEVVEQITETFSHFDLKANAVLLDKDTISTRTFFLEKGYVRSYLLNEDNEEITTNIYAAPCFVNDFLSFFRQQPTREIYQTVTDCTFWATGLENVQHNFHNIPEFREFSRLLFVLNYYSIHDRLIEMASQKASTRYSNLMKKDPDIFQHVPLKIIASYLGIKDSSLSRIRREIK; encoded by the coding sequence ATGGATAAATCATCGATCAACAATTATTTTCATTCCTTATTCAGCATCAAAGATGAAGTGGTGGAGCAGATTACAGAAACTTTCAGCCATTTTGATTTGAAAGCGAATGCTGTTTTGCTGGATAAAGATACCATCAGCACCCGGACATTCTTTCTGGAAAAGGGATATGTGAGGTCTTATCTGTTGAATGAAGATAACGAAGAAATTACTACCAATATTTATGCTGCCCCCTGTTTTGTGAATGATTTTTTATCCTTTTTCAGGCAGCAGCCTACCAGAGAAATTTACCAAACGGTTACCGACTGTACATTTTGGGCAACCGGGCTGGAAAATGTACAGCATAACTTCCATAATATTCCTGAATTCAGAGAGTTCAGCAGACTTCTCTTTGTTCTGAATTATTACAGCATCCATGACCGGCTGATCGAAATGGCCAGCCAGAAAGCATCAACGAGGTATTCCAATCTGATGAAGAAAGATCCGGATATCTTTCAGCATGTTCCCTTAAAGATTATTGCGTCTTACCTGGGCATCAAAGACAGCTCACTGAGCAGGATAAGGAGAGAGATTAAATAG
- a CDS encoding ketopantoate reductase family protein, whose amino-acid sequence MNRKHIVVIGLGGVGGYFGFKINQANETSGKYKITFVARGETYEKVKENGLVLLSPEHPDHTTHPDAIEKNIEDVQNPDLILICVKEYDLENVCRQLLPVISKDTVLLPMMNGADIYDRIRKIIPDHVILPTCLYVASHIKERGTVEHKGKAGKMIIGRDPEHFSAEVNWISDLLEESKIDFDFKDNSLSDIWTKFIFIASFGLVTAKHNSSIGKVCTDEEQKYEATEIMKEIRQIAAQKEIHLPEDIIEKTFEKASAFPFETPTSLQLDIHSGKKENELELFAGAVLKYGAELHSKTPFTQKIYNEIKSKQN is encoded by the coding sequence ATGAACAGAAAACATATTGTAGTTATCGGATTGGGAGGTGTAGGCGGATATTTTGGCTTTAAAATAAATCAGGCGAACGAAACTTCCGGAAAATATAAAATTACTTTTGTGGCCAGAGGAGAAACCTATGAAAAAGTAAAAGAAAACGGATTGGTGCTTCTATCTCCCGAACATCCTGATCATACCACGCATCCTGATGCTATTGAGAAAAATATTGAGGATGTTCAGAATCCTGATCTGATCCTTATATGTGTAAAGGAATATGATCTGGAAAATGTATGCAGGCAGCTATTGCCGGTGATCAGCAAAGACACTGTACTGCTTCCGATGATGAATGGTGCAGATATTTATGACAGAATCCGGAAGATCATTCCTGATCATGTTATTTTGCCTACCTGTCTGTATGTGGCTTCCCATATTAAGGAAAGAGGAACGGTGGAACATAAGGGAAAAGCTGGGAAGATGATAATAGGAAGAGATCCGGAACACTTTTCTGCAGAGGTGAACTGGATCAGTGACCTGCTTGAAGAAAGTAAGATTGATTTTGATTTTAAAGACAATTCTTTATCGGATATCTGGACCAAATTCATTTTCATTGCCAGCTTCGGACTGGTGACTGCAAAACATAACTCGTCAATCGGGAAAGTATGTACTGATGAGGAACAGAAATATGAAGCGACAGAAATAATGAAAGAAATCAGACAGATCGCAGCCCAAAAAGAAATTCACCTGCCGGAAGATATTATAGAAAAGACATTTGAGAAAGCCTCTGCTTTTCCTTTTGAAACACCCACTTCTTTACAGCTTGATATTCATTCCGGAAAAAAAGAAAATGAGCTTGAATTATTTGCAGGAGCAGTGTTGAAATATGGAGCAGAGCTTCATAGCAAAACTCCGTTTACTCAAAAAATATATAATGAGATTAAAAGTAAACAGAACTGA
- a CDS encoding 4Fe-4S dicluster domain-containing protein: protein MAIKITDDCINCGACEPECPNSAIYEGAIDWRWQDKTKLSGTITFPDGTTADANAYNQAVSDEVYYIVSGKCTECKGFHEEPQCKAVCPVDCCIDDPDHRETEEVLLSRQKFMHGT, encoded by the coding sequence ATGGCTATAAAAATAACCGATGACTGCATCAACTGCGGAGCCTGCGAGCCCGAATGCCCCAATTCAGCCATTTATGAAGGGGCTATCGACTGGCGCTGGCAGGACAAAACCAAACTCTCAGGAACCATCACTTTTCCGGATGGTACAACAGCAGATGCTAATGCTTATAATCAGGCTGTCTCAGATGAAGTCTATTATATTGTGTCCGGAAAATGTACTGAGTGCAAGGGCTTTCATGAAGAACCGCAATGTAAAGCCGTATGTCCTGTAGACTGCTGTATCGACGATCCCGACCACCGGGAAACAGAGGAAGTATTACTGAGCAGGCAAAAATTCATGCATGGGACATGA